A section of the Hydrogenothermus marinus genome encodes:
- a CDS encoding lysophospholipid acyltransferase family protein: MKNVAILNYNRFMEKKPYSELGYKIWFKLKPFVKLLFRLKVEGAENFPKEGGFIIAANHRSYLDPPIINTISPFPVIFMAKEDLFKVPILGSIITKAGAIPVERGRKGVKSLIKAIDFLKKGYVIGIFPEGTRAAPGKFLKPQPGIGLLIEKTKAPVVPVRIEGADKVLSRDSKFPKFLVYPIKVKVGKPIKFEDNLSHEEMAKIIMEKIKAL, from the coding sequence ATGAAAAATGTAGCTATTTTAAACTATAATAGATTTATGGAAAAAAAACCTTATTCAGAATTAGGCTATAAAATATGGTTTAAGCTAAAACCTTTTGTAAAACTATTATTTAGGTTAAAAGTTGAAGGAGCTGAAAATTTTCCAAAAGAAGGTGGCTTTATAATAGCTGCAAATCATAGAAGCTATCTTGATCCTCCAATTATAAATACTATTTCTCCTTTTCCTGTAATATTTATGGCAAAAGAAGATTTATTTAAAGTACCAATATTAGGAAGTATTATTACAAAAGCAGGAGCTATTCCAGTAGAAAGGGGAAGAAAAGGAGTAAAATCTTTAATAAAAGCAATAGATTTTCTGAAAAAAGGATATGTAATTGGAATTTTTCCAGAAGGAACAAGAGCGGCTCCTGGAAAGTTTTTAAAGCCACAGCCGGGAATAGGCCTTTTAATTGAAAAAACAAAAGCACCAGTAGTTCCTGTAAGAATAGAGGGAGCTGATAAGGTTTTATCAAGGGATAGTAAATTTCCTAAATTTTTAGTTTATCCTATAAAAGTAAAAGTAGGTAAGCCTATAAAGTTTGAAGATAATCTTTCTCATGAAGAAATGGCTAAAATAATAATGGAAAAAATAAAGGCTTTATAA